In the genome of Malania oleifera isolate guangnan ecotype guangnan chromosome 5, ASM2987363v1, whole genome shotgun sequence, the window TTAGGATGGTATCCCTCCTGCTCTACTATGGATCATTTAGAGGGAAAGAAATGAAAAAGCCTTTGAAGGAAAGAAGGAATATTTGGAAACTCTGAAAGAGAGACAGCAAGCCACTCTTTATTTTCCTTCCAGCAGCTCTTACTGTAGCAATTATAGATCCTTTGTAGATTTTGTTGATAAACTCGTGGATGATGATCAGCTATATAGTGTTTTTGTACTAGTGTGATTCCTCCCTTGAGTCTTCTTAATTTACTCATGTCTACTTatcagaaatttttttttctataactcacacttttcaatttttatttatgttatgagcTTATGATTATTGTCCAAGCCCCATTAGTATAGTGTGCCTATGATCTGGACAAGTCTAGGCATTTTAACATTAATATGCTCCAATAATTCTTGTTATGCTCATCTACACATGtgtcgagagagagagagagacctcaTGAACAATAAGAAGaattaacaaatgattatatgGTTATGACACTTAGATTTAACTACACTTCAAGACTATTCTATTTCTAGTCTGATAAAAGTTTTCCActctaggccaacaatctccctctcttaaccttttttttttgccCTCAAATCAAACTTAAAAAAATAGGAAGGGTAGAATGAAATTCATTCACTGGCTGCATAGAAATATGCAACCACAATATTAGATTTAAActtaattattatcatttttaatatattttgtattACATTTCACCTATATATGGTTTTCATATGCCAAAGAGGGATTATTactcaatatttaaaatattttacatgCCAAGTTAAGGGTCTTCCCTTCACTGTTTGCAATCAAAACCTTCAAAATTTGGAAAAGACCAGAATGAGAACATAATTCATCGGTggcaaaataataaataaggCTCAGATGCTGATGATAATAGAAATACTCAAAATTTCTTATAAATACAGCAGCCAAATTTTAATCAAATAAGTGAGAAGAAAATCCAAGAACCAAAATTTTTTCtagaataaacaaaaaaaaaaatgtattctaGGATACAGTCAAGAGTGAGCAAtagaatggaaaagaaaattaacTTAGCTAAATGCAAGATACCTCAGGTGGTACTGCAACTGGATCCTCCCAGGGATCAGAAATTACTGGGAAATTTGCTGAAGGATATCCAACAGGGCCAATCAATTCAGATTTTAATCCTCTACCAGGATTCTTTCCAGAATCTAAGCTTCTAACTTCAGGGCGTTTTGTCACCCGTGGTGGGAAACTCTTTGAGTTTAATTCATTGTCTGAATGCCACCCATTAGATTGTACGCGAGCTCCAACTTCCTCAAGGCCATGGCTTTCATCCTTGTCACCTTCCTCATTATCAGAAAAGCTATTTTCTGTATCCATGGTGCTGTGCCTTGAAATATATCTATTCATGTCATCTGAATTCCAGGACAAGTTTGTGCCTAAAATTGAAGGAGAGACTTCATAATGGGAAGAACCCACGACTTTACGCACTAAGCCATCTGAAACCTCTTTGAATTGCCGTACAATATCATCCACAGCATCATCCACATTTACTGTATATTTATATGGGGGAAAGGGGCAAAAAAATCAAGTTGGTACATAAGAAAGTATTCACCCAATAAAAAACTGCAGCTTTAAGAATCAATCAGccaatgaataatatttttagaaaacaaTGAGAATCACAAACACCTCAACCCCTCATATGGTTTTCAGAAAGAGAGTGATGACGATAATTGAAAGGGACCCTCATATGACTTTCAGAAAATTAAGGCCTCGGTCATAAATTTTAAACAATGTAAGACGAACACTTCCACCTTTCCTCGGTCataaattttaaacaatttaaGGCGAACACTTCCACCTTTTTCCCACTAGCAAAGGACTAATATTCTACAATGAAGTAAGTCAGTGAAAAAATTAACAGAGGTTCCCCAACTCAATTTTCCATGTAGCAAATTTACTGTGTGCTATCAACATCCCACCAACTTGGATAGCAGAGCAAAGAGCAATGAATGGAAGGTTAACTATTAAATCTTGAATGTCAATTCATTTACCACACATAAACCACTGGGATCAAAATAATTAGCATAGTGTCACGAGCAAAGATGAAAAACCATATACCTGCCAGGGTTCTCATCACTGAGGAAGATTTTCCAAACGAGTAATTCTtcatgaaaaaaagaaaaagacatcaTTAGATTGTTTCAGATATCAGCAAGCTGAAAATAAACACAAGTTATGATAGAGCAAAGAACATTCATCTTGAATTATTGAACTGTAATGTGAAGAAGAAAACACACCATCGAGGAAACACTTAAAAAATCCCACACTTCATGTTGTTCAGCAACATTAGCTATCGACAGGAGATCCTGGAGAAAGACTGCAGAattaaaacatgaaaataaaaaaaactaaatttcaGAAATAAGATGTAGggaataaaaaaaatacttgCAGATATTTGTCAAGCTGAATGCAACGCTGATGAACAAAAGCATCTTCTGTGCTTGACGAGAATATCCTTTTGGGAGGCAAATGTAGCGTATAATTAGGAATGTCTTTAAGCTGGCGATGCAACCGCTCAAAATTCCTATATCTGCCAACAAAAAATCCAAAacaaaatgagagaaaaaaatcAAACCAACAGAATCCTATATATGGACTGGAAACCCAAGGCTTTTCTTACTGAAAAAGAAGAGAATAAAACAATTTAAACACAGGCTAGGCCTACAAGCAGGAAATATGGACACAAATAACCCAGTAAcctaattataaatttataataagATGGACATGAGGAAGTGTACCTTCTTTTTACAAACCAAGTCTTCTTGTCTGCATCTGTGACTGCAATTGAATAAACTGCAAAAGACTTTGacttgattttctcaaaataggCTCCTATAACCTGTCGAAATACAAACAAAAACAACAGCTTTCGTAAGATAGGGTACAAGAATCAATCAAGCTTCAAAgcaagaatttttatttttatttttctttttttgggttcATTGGAACAAAGCTGGTAAAGTTGCTCAGAATTTGTGCACTTCCTATGACATTATATTAaaattcattttacaaaattagaCATCTTATGAGCATTTTGCAAAATAATTCTCACCCGGCACCGAAGCTTGGGAACACGCAATGCCGCACTACGGACCACTATGTCTGAGGCATTCTTAACACCAGCCTCTTCATTATTTATGCTAAAGTTGGGACTGTAGAACTCTGAAATAATGGGCCCTCCACCTTCACCGCCAAATGCCATTGTCATATTAGGTTGGGCTTTTAGAGCGGAGGTGCTGCTAGATCTCTTAAGCTTACTTTTACCCTCACTTGCAGCAGGAGTGGTAGTATCCTCAAAAGGTGATTCATTGTTCAGATCCTCTGATGACTGTGTTAACCGCACTATAGCTTTGTTGTCTGTCCTGCTAGAATCAGGTTTGTTCATCAACATTTCCTCCCCCAAATTTCTTGTAGGGACAGCACTTTTGATTCCAGAACGTCTTGATACAGGAGGCAGAACTCCCCCCTTAACACTCTTGTgaactttttttttataatttctaCCTCTGGACCATAAGTTTTCAAGATTTTCAGGCATAAGAACTTCAGTTCTTCTCTGGGTTGCAGCATCTAGCACTCGGGCCCAATCAGAAGATCGTTGTAGCATAGGCTTTTCATGAAATTCACTAGGCAATGAATTCCCAGATGCATCCAAAGATGTAGCTCTCTGAGTATCAATTTTAGTTCTTGTCTTATCGGTCCCTTGATTAGCAGAGGCTACATATCTACCTGAAGTAGATTCACCATTCTGTGCACCTCCTGCAGCAGAAAAATGATACTGTTGATGACCCATTGCACTCAAAGACTTATCTTCAACTGCATCTTTGATCCCATCATCTTTAGTAGTAAGAAAGAGAAGTTCAATCAATTCATTGATGTACCTGAAACAGGGAAATTGTTTAGTCATAAATGTTAGATGTTCCAACACAAGGGAAAGTCATCAAATAATTCATCTaaccaaataaaaaatttcaatggTAACTAATGAAAATAAACAAGGTTGTGTATATCCACCAAGGGAAAGCCATCAAATAATTACAAACCATGCAAATGACTGAATGGCATGGCACTGCCAAAGGAAGTGATGGACATGCTCTGTGTGGCCTTACATGCAAGGTTTGCATAACCTTCTTAACCTTGATGATTTACAAGTATTTTAGCTCAAATTGCCATGATACCGCTTGCTTTATATGTTAAACATATATCGCCATGTAAATTTATTCGTAGCGCATGCTTATTAGATAAAAATAGGCAAAGCTTGAGCAGAAAGCAATTGCCTCAAGTCTGAGAGCCATTCAAAGTTAAGGGTAGACATGACAAATCAGCTTTGAGGCATGAATAGATACTTGGGAGTATATATGCAATACCAGAAAGATAAGACCAGGTTGAAAACATGGAGGACATCCAAAAGCAAATGACAAGACTGAGGCCAAGGAGGACAAAAAACAATGACCTCAGTTGAGTGCAcccgcgcacacacacacacacacacacatacacaaagCGAGCCCTTTTGGCTTACTATTACCAACTGTTTGGGTTAACTGTGTGAATCTTTTTTCTTACTCTATCAAGGCTATCTCCtctattaaaataaatattattagaaTCTTCTTAATTACATTGGTCTGTGTTCTTCCTAGTCATCCTCTGAGCCTCCTGTCATCATTCCAGGAACTTTTTCCATGGCCCTGCCTCTTTGCCATCTGGGATGCAAAATTGCACCCTTATTTGGAATCTTCTCAGAGAGAGGAAACTCCAGTAGCCTTTTACTCTCGAACGTGCCATGATGAAGTGATTTCAGTGCCTGGACGGTCTTCACCCAAGGATTCACCATTTTTGTCAAAAGAAACGAGTGTAATCTGCAAAGAACCACTGTACCTACTCAGCTGACAGTGTAATGTAGAAAAAATTAATGATTCCTCCAATCTCTTAGAAACTCCTAAAAACTTGCCCCTTTGAAAAATCTATAACCGACACACCCACAGAGAAGCCAAGTATTGAATCTTTCACAAACCAGCACCCAATTTAATTTTTTCCCAGGAAATATCCGAGCATTATGCTCCTTCCATATTCCCTATAAAACTGCAAAATAACACGCTTCCATAAATGCTGCCCTATCATTCCTTCTACTAAAGCCTGCGAAAGAGACGGCTAACAAGTCTTTCACTGAAGGAGGACATACCCAGCTCTCACCCATAATaccaaaaagcatattccaaataCAAGCAAATTCAGTGCAAAAGATGATGAGAAGCTGTCTCGGAGTTCTTGTAACAGAACACACATACATcgggagagagagccttcaaaggtctcctaatttgcagcaagttagttgtatttatcttattaagcacaaccaaccaagtgaaagtcTTAATTTTTGGGAGAgccttggccttccaaatagtagGATAGAGCGGAAATGAAGAGTTGGAACAGATCAAACATTCAGAAAATATATTTGCAAAAATACACTTCCAActagttgggtaaaatggaagaccccAACCTCAATGATAGGCCTCTCCCTCAATTTATAATACATGTCAAGTAGTACATACCAACGACCATAATACCCTACTATctcacacttactaacataactctaGCACATACTAGTAATGCTAAATGagcaaaataaccattaacacatACTagtaatgctaaatgaccaaaataaccattaacactccctctcaagctggagcatttgtatatcatatgctcctagcttgttacaaatgaatttaacaaaagCACCTAgcaaggctttagtgaataaatcagcaagctgcaaatCAAACTTCACaagagtggttgtaatgagcttctgcacaagtttctccagAACAAAGTGGcagtcaacttcaatgtgttttgttcgttCATGGAAGACCGGGTTGAAGGCAATATGAATaatagcttgattatcacacatcaactccaaggctgagaatgtggaaaacgcaattcttccaacatgtttttcatcaaccaaacaagttcacatgtagtgtgagctGACTCAATTTGCATTTATATATCCTTGAATATGATTGTGACCGTGGTCTTAACATAAGAGACCTCTCCCAAGCGCACTTTGAATTATTGCCTTCCAATGACTTGCCCTTGGGGAATCcagaaactgactcacaacacttgttgcgaaagatATATTTGACCaagtgattgtgagataattcaacctTCCAACAAGTCTCTAATAACATCTTGGTTTatgcaacaaatcacccataaaTCTGAACTAACTtgctattgggatccatgggtgtatcaaccgatttggatcccaacagctcaatctcatctaaaagatcaagaacatacttcctctgtgacaagatGCTACCCACACTAGATCTCGATagttctatacccaagaagtacttcaatggtcccaagtccttggtcTAAAATTTAATTTGTAGGAAAAACTTTAGATCCTGgatgccttgatcatcatcaccaataatcataatatcatccacaaacacaataagcaaaatctaGTTGAatggagtatgatgataaaatacaaaGTAATCTACTGCACACTGTCAAAGGCCAAACTCAAAGTTCTACAACACTGAATTGATCAAATCATGCTttgggagactattttaaaccatataatgatttctaGAGCTGACACACTAAACCTGATTCGCTCTGAGCAACAAAACCAAGTAATAGCTCCATATAGACCTAATCctaaagatcaccatgtaggaaagcattcctTACATCGAAATGATGTAGAAGCCAATGACAAGTAGTGGCTAAAGAGATGAACAAACATACTGAGGCAAGTTTAGTGACTGAAGAGATTGTGTGTGAATAATCCAATCGTacatatcccttagcaacaaggcaggCCTTCAAATGAGCCATAGAACCATCAGGATCGACTTTTACATTGTACAGCCAATGACAACCAACAACATAGTCATCAATAGGACGATGTACCAAAtaccaagtatcattatcatataGTGCATGTATCTCTTCAAACATTGCAgtcctccacccaaaatgggatAAGGATTCataatagattttggaagagcaatagAAAACAAAGTACTAACAAACTAGCAATacaagggtgacaagaaatcataacaaacaaaactAGATATTAAATGTTGGGAACAAGTGTGTTTACCTTTCTAAACAACtttaggaggatcaacatcataaGAAATAGGATCATCTGATGAGGGAACTAGAGGCCTAGAAGTAGAAGCtagaggaggctctcctcccttgagtcgcCCCATTTATgcctgcaaattgggatgatcctaGTGacaagaaggactcaaactagatgagGATGTAGGAAGATTGACCATAGATAATAGGTTAGGATCTAGAAATCAAGCcaaaggaagggactcatcaagatCAATAGAACTCAAGGAGTCAaaatagtatggtgtagactcaaaaaaggtgacatcaataGAGACAAATAATCGACGTAAAGTAGGGATATAACATTGATATCCCTTTTTGAGCATAAGAATATCCctagaaaatacatttgattgCACAAGGATCTAACTTATCTATTCATAGAGTTGACTGATGGAAAAAGGACACACAACTGAATCTACTAGGAAAGGAGAACAAAAGAGCCTTAGGGAAGATTATTGAATAtaggattttaccaccaaggatggAGGATGACATCttattgatgagagagcaagcaATGAGCacgacatcactccaaaaaacttcggggacattcatttgatataataGTGTACGATTTacttttagaatatgtttgtttttctgCTTTGCAACTCCAATTTGTTGTGGAGTATCTGCACTAGATGACTAATGGATCATACCtgaattagtcatataggtagtgaattggtTACTGAAGtgcttagcattatcactacaaagtatCCTAACTGGAATATCAAAATAAGTCTTTATTAAAGAATAGAAcacacaaaagatattaaacaactcagaACGATCTTTCATCAAATGCAACCAAGTCATCCTAAAGTAGTCATTGAGGAATGTAACAAAGTACTGAAACCCCAATTTCAACgtgacatgactaggaccccaaacatcaaaatggacTAGCATCAAAGGACTAACCACCTATTTGTTGACCCAAGAAGAAAAGGGAACACAATGatgttttcccaattgacaagcTCACACTTTAGATTAGATATAGAACTTATGGTAGGAACTAATTATTTCAACTtgtcaaatgatggatgaccaatgcgacaatggatttgaagtggtgtagcaaTAGTTATGCAAACAATGGGAGAGAACGAGACTCAAAGTAGCAAAGTTCACGAGCCTCACATcctgtgccaattgtcttcctcatGAATTTTGCTACTTCACATCCTATGCCAACTGTCTTCCTCGTCTTTAGGTTCTGAATAAGCATAGAATTAGAAAAGAAGTTTACAAAaaaatttagtgactttgtaagcttactaactaacatgagattgaaaggggatttaggacagatggagggagtaggatttactgttttTATTCCCTTAACTGCAACGTTGGACCCATTAGTTAGGGTAACTTGAGGTGGATTTTCAGTATATTGGAAGATAGAAATGAAGTTGGTTACACCTGTCATCTAATTTGGCGATGGAGTTAATAACAGAAGGACTAGTGGTGGAGACACTAGATGACATATAGACTGTAGGATAACCCTTTTAAGAAAAAGataatgtgataagatgcttgttgggatgcctGATATTGTAAGAACTTTGAATACTCTTCCTATGAGATGGTTATAGTACGTTGTTCACCTAAATAAGTGCTTGATGAGTGAAACACACTTTTGGGATTCGGATCaccatcccaacacacacacaACCTCAATACAGCAACAAATCAGAAATGAAAAGCAAACAAAATTCTCTTGGGATTCACATACTCCATTCCAACACACAAATGAAACCAACAACAAAGGTGAACTTTTGGACCAACTGAAACAAGGGCAAATAAGGTTAACCACTCAATCAACCACAAACGAGTCACCAACAACCAGACACAGAACTGCCACAGCCCCCAAAAAATTAGCCTACACAAGGCACCAATCAATCACCTTAATAATACTAGACAATCACAAGTAAGGTTAATCACCGAATCAACCACAAACGAATCACCAACAACCCAACATAACATTGCCACAACCTCAAAAAATCAATGTATGAACACTGACACTGCTCCAAGAGACTCACCAATGGCCTTTACTATACCCAAATAGCAAATGACAACTAATAGATTGCCAaaagtgcatggtcgaaaaaggttggatctttgaacaaaaagcatgcctaacagcttgatattatggtctatggaagAAATCAAGACATTCTGGAGAAAAATGCAGCAAAACCTGGCCGGAAACTCTCTCTTGTGCCAGTGCGTAGTGTCGcggtctgactattttcacaccgttgtgaaggggccatgcggcactagctaaagcactcttgcttaactagccagtctatcgtttaccaacattcatccacaaagcactttcattaacattcattcag includes:
- the LOC131155848 gene encoding LOW QUALITY PROTEIN: uncharacterized protein LOC131155848 (The sequence of the model RefSeq protein was modified relative to this genomic sequence to represent the inferred CDS: deleted 3 bases in 2 codons), which translates into the protein MKAMQTLQDLVEEAKVRTLYWALCIFAVSYFLSHTSKSMWMNVPISLLLVSFLHLRILTPTTTPPKWKRKIDSPVVEAAAPHELVNQIKFMQDFVVILWYSFSRYTETLTKQTPDIDADQINYTCALIMDVLGEISGRVKELNLVDLLTRFSVLQRLVGGVLAVVLSPRRPCPPLVVRCMLPRACNSFVLHRLELLASPAYINELIELLFLTTKDDGIKDAVEDKSLSAMGHQQYHFSAAGGAQNGESTSGRYVASANQGTDKTRTKIDTQRATSLDASGNSLPSEFHEKPMLQRSSDWARVLDAATQRRTEVLMPENLENLWSRGRNYKKKVHKSVKGGVLPPVSRRSGIKSAVPTRNLGEEMLMNKPDSSRTDNKAIVRLTQSSEDLNNESPFEDTTTPAASEGKSKLKRSSSTSALKAQPNMTMAFGGEGGGPIISEFYSPNFSINNEEAGVKNASDIVVRSAALRVPKLRCRVIGAYFEKIKSKSFAVYSIAVTDADKKTWFVKRRYRNFERLHRQLKDIPNYTLHLPPKRIFSSSTEDAFVHQRCIQLDKYLQDLLSIANVAEQHEVWDFLSVSSMNYSFGKSSSVMRTLAVNVDDAVDDIVRQFKEVSDGLVRKVVGSSHYEVSPSILGTNLSWNSDDMNRYISRHSTMDTENSFSDNEEGDKDESHGLEEVGARVQSNGWHSDNELNSKSFPPRVTKRPEVRSLDSGKNPGRGLKSELIGPVGYPSANFPVISDPWEDPVAVPPEWTPPNVSVPLLNLVDKIFQLKRRGWLRRQVFWISKQILQLVMEDAIDDFLLRQIHWLRRDDVIAEGIRWVQDVLWPNGTFLLKLENSRSNIDDTEHTQRTRHSTNRSAGREASKLSSFELQLEASRRASDVKKMIFDGTPSTLVSLIGQKQYKRCAKDIYYFLQSTVCVKQLAYGILELVLISVFPELRDLVLEVHEKMRAQLL